The stretch of DNA AATAGTTTGCTAACTTTTCCCATTTGCGAATTTCTTCATCTTTACGAATTTCTTTTTCGCTTACTCCGTTTCTTTCTAATCTTTCCGTTTTCCATAGATAGTTATCAACTGTTCTTGCCGCCTCTAAAAGCAAACATCTACCTGCGGCAAGCTCTCTGTCCATCCTATCCAACATTTTTTTAACAGCAGGGATGTTTTCTAAGGTTTTACCGAATTGCACTCTTTCTCTTGCATATTTTTTGGCTTCAAAGGCTGCTGCAGTTGCAATACCGAGAGACTGTCCTGCAATGCTCATTCTTGCAGTATTCATCATTCCCATGGCGTATTTTACAAGACCATTGCCTTCTTCACCGATCAGGATTCCCTTGGTGTTTTCATACACAACTTCACAAGTAGGGGAGCAGTGTAGCCCCATCTTTTTTTCTATCCCTGCTATTTGAATGTCTTTACTTTCCACAAGAAAAAACGAAAGTCCTCTTGCACCACTTGTAGGGCTTCCTGTTCTTGCCAAGGTTAAAATAACGGATGGTATGTCCGCAAACCCGCAAGCGTGGGTGATAAATCTTTTTGTACCGTTTAGAGTATAAGTTCCGTCTGGATTTTTTACTGCCTTGGTTTGAACAGAAGGAAGGTCACTTCCAAAATTTGGCTCTGTGAGTGCCATAGCGCCGGTTACGCTGCCTTTTGCCATTTTAGTAACCCATTCTTCTTTCATTTCTTCGGAGCCGTATCTTTCTATGGTTTCTGCAAGGCTTACGCAACTAAGTGCAATATAAAGAGATGCGTCTGCTCTGGCTACCAATTCCATCGCAAAAACTTGAACAGAGAGTGGAATTCCGAGTCCACCGAATTTTCGACTCATGGAAAAAGAATGTAGCCCAGCATCGACCACCAAGTTGTAGGCTTCGATCATTTCTTTGGGGAATGTGACTTTTCCGTCTTTGTATTTTAATCCGGTGTTGTCCATGGCTTTGGCTCTTTGAGAGATTTCTGTTCCTGAAATTTCTCCGAGAGAATTTAACACTGA from Leptospiraceae bacterium encodes:
- a CDS encoding acyl-CoA dehydrogenase family protein; this encodes MIQSNYFTDNDDLQLQFQKIVNWDEVVKTYEGDFEDSKKYKETGDERYSFAPSTKEEALDYYQSVLNSLGEISGTEISQRAKAMDNTGLKYKDGKVTFPKEMIEAYNLVVDAGLHSFSMSRKFGGLGIPLSVQVFAMELVARADASLYIALSCVSLAETIERYGSEEMKEEWVTKMAKGSVTGAMALTEPNFGSDLPSVQTKAVKNPDGTYTLNGTKRFITHACGFADIPSVILTLARTGSPTSGARGLSFFLVESKDIQIAGIEKKMGLHCSPTCEVVYENTKGILIGEEGNGLVKYAMGMMNTARMSIAGQSLGIATAAAFEAKKYARERVQFGKTLENIPAVKKMLDRMDRELAAGRCLLLEAARTVDNYLWKTERLERNGVSEKEIRKDEEIRKWEKLANYFTPLAKYYLSELCISISFDAIQIHGGSGYTEDYDVAKIYKDSRITNIYEGTTQLQVVAAIGGVVSGMSPSGHLRAYIDETMSNFSITPELAKVKEIFETVVSTFKEIKDNTRKDTLAFETVETSARFIIGLLFEKSASKLSGEKREERLKLIKAYNQDSIAICEANKIKISFN